Proteins encoded by one window of Salvia splendens isolate huo1 chromosome 5, SspV2, whole genome shotgun sequence:
- the LOC121803931 gene encoding TIR-only protein-like, producing MNLVKTKKKEKVVKARAYDVFINHRGTDTKRTVATLLYDHLSGLRVRPFLDSKDMKAGDKLFDKIGSAIGGCKIGLAVFSPRYCDSYFCLHELALMMDLNKKVIPIFCDIKPSQLRLVDDGTMSPKEVARFGLALEEAKGTVGLDFDSRQGNWSDVVKNAANIVMESLAEIEDDELDQDNNFSFYKIPTFAAQN from the exons ATGAACTTAGTGAAGacaaagaagaaggagaaggtaGTCAAAGCGAGAGCGTACGACGTGTTCATCAACCACAGAGGCACCGACACGAAGCGCACGGTGGCGACGCTGCTGTACGACCATCTATCCGGGCTTCGGGTGCGCCCGTTTCTGGACAGCAAGGACATGAAGGCGGGCGACAAGCTGTTTGACAAGATCGGCAGTGCGATAGGCGGCTGCAAGATCGGGTTGGCCGTCTTCTCGCCTCGCTATTGCGATTCCTACTTCTGCTTGCACGAGCTCGCATTGATGATGGACCTCAACAAGAAGGTTATCCCCATTTTCTGCGACATCAAGCCCTCGCAGCTACGCCTCGTGGACGACGGCACCATGTCGCCCAAGGAGGTCGCGAGGTTCGGCCTCGCCTTGGAGGAGGCCAAGGGCACTGTCGGCCTCGACTTCGACTCCCGTCAAGG TAATTGGTCGGACGTGGTGAAAAATGCAGCAAATATTGTGATGGAAAGCCTGGCAGAAATTGAAGATGATGAGCTCGATCAAGATAACAATTTCTCTTTTTACAAAATCCCAACTTTTGCTGCTCAAAATTGA